In Drosophila willistoni isolate 14030-0811.24 chromosome XR unlocalized genomic scaffold, UCI_dwil_1.1 Seg144, whole genome shotgun sequence, one DNA window encodes the following:
- the LOC111519778 gene encoding uncharacterized protein LOC111519778 isoform X1, with translation MCICPRVALKLVSLLLMLILMIFCATDMAISYENIEKSESKVTLLLILSISVSLFLSVALLFGFYAGFRNKYVLLQVLVFVLVAFSLSKLILWIIAGNLVQQLNATGLVIHMWFQLSIVTSMVLIVFVTLYCLRLQDDV, from the exons ATGTGCATATGTCCGAGAGTTGCTTTGAAATTGGTATCATTACTTTTGATGCTCATCCTTATG ATATTCTGTGCTACCGATATGGCCatttcatatgaaaatatcGAGAAATCTGAATCCAAAGTTACACTTTTGCTCATCCTATCCATATCGGTGAGTTTATTTCTTTCGGTTGCTCTTCTGTTTGGTTTCTATGCCGGGTTTCGgaataaatatgtattattGCAAGTG ttagTTTTCGTTTTGGTTGCCTTCTCCCTGAGCAAATTGATATTGTGGATTATCGCTGGTAATTTAGTTCAGCAATTGAATGCCACTGGATTAGTTATACATATGTGGTTTCAACTTTCCATAGTTACATCG ATGGTGCTTATAGTTTTTGTTACATTATATTGCCTAAGACTTCAAGATGATGTGTAA
- the LOC111519778 gene encoding uncharacterized protein LOC111519778 isoform X2: protein MCICPAIVLRIKAITLLILLIILSGIEAYHDIKELRLPDLQSAAIIIISLILTLCIMIISIWGILLVKTENIFKLQILFFSLFGFIISKCILWIIATESDIRYLTNIWFKFTVLNAVVSMIIVSLLILSRMLN, encoded by the exons ATGTGCATTTGCCCAGCAATAGTTTTGCGAATTAAGGCCATAACTTTGTTGATATTACTTATC ATTCTAAGCGGAATTGAAGCGTACCATGATATCAAAGAATTGAGATTACCAGATTTACAATCTGCTGCAATCATTATAATTTCTCTTATCTTAACATTATGCATAATGATCATCTCGATTTGGGGTATATTACTGGTGAAAACGGAAAACATATTCAAATTGCAAATA ttattCTTTAGCCTTTTTGGATTTATTATATCCAAGTGCATTTTATGGATAATAGCAACTGAATCAGATATAagatatttaacaaatatatgGTTTAAATTCACCGTACTTAATGCT GTCGTCAGTATGATAATAGTCAGTCTCCTGATCCTATCACGTATGCTCAATTGA
- the LOC6639133 gene encoding cuticle protein 16.5 isoform X1, with protein sequence MAFRYLISFCALLAYANAGLLAVANPSLDAVAATQQNVVRSFAGTVSSYSKAVDTPYSSVRKTDTRIQNNVYTPAIAKTTYAAAAPLYTQATPVVAKTLVHAAPAPVIEKTVYAAPAPAVHYAAPAPVLAKTVYSAPAPAVIAKTYAAPAVHYAAPAPAVHYAAPAPVVAKTVYAAPAPVVAKTYYSAPAPVVAKTVYSAPAPVVAAPVSYAAPVAATTNVNYGPSATTYSHNAPALGVSSYGSAQTVHYSPAESVSHMSFDGFGTHWGF encoded by the coding sequence ATGGCTTTCCGCTACCTCATCTCATTCTGCGCTTTGTTGGCCTATGCCAATGCTGGTCTCTTGGCCGTAGCTAATCCCTCATTGGATGCAGTGGCCGCCACCCAGCAGAATGTGGTCCGCTCCTTCGCCGGCACAGTGTCCAGCTACTCCAAGGCAGTGGATACCCCATACTCAAGTGTCCGCAAGACAGACACCCGCATCCAGAACAATGTCTATACGCCAGCCATTGCCAAGACCACctatgctgctgctgctcctttgTATACCCAAGCCACACCAGTGGTGGCCAAGACTCTGGTCCATGCAGCGCCGGCTCCTGTTATTGAGAAGACTGTGTATGCTGCCCCAGCTCCAGCTGTCCACTatgctgctcctgctccagTGCTGGCCAAGACAGTGTACTCTGCCCCGGCACCAGCTGTGATTGCCAAGACATATGCCGCTCCAGCTGTCCACTATGCTGCTCCCGCTCCAGCTGTCCACTATGCTGCTCCCGCTCCAGTTGTGGCCAAGACTGTCTATGCTGCTCCTGCCCCAGTTGTGGCCAAGACTTACTACTCTGCTCCCGCTCCAGTTGTGGCCAAGACAGTGTACTCTGCCCCCGCTCCAGTTGTTGCTGCCCCAGTGTCTTATGCCGCTCCTGTTGCTGCCACTACCAATGTGAACTATGGTCCTTCAGCTACCACCTATTCGCACAATGCTCCCGCTCTTGGCGTCTCCAGCTATGGCAGTGCCCAGACAGTGCATTACTCACCAGCCGAGAGTGTATCTCACATGAGCTTCGATGGCTTTGGCACCCACTGGGGTTTCTAG
- the LOC6639133 gene encoding cuticle protein 16.5 isoform X2, with translation MAFRYLISFCALLAYANAGLLAVANPSLDAVAATQQNVVRSFAGTVSSYSKAVDTPYSSVRKTDTRIQNNVYTPKTVYAAPAPAVHYAAPAPVLAKTVYSAPAPAVIAKTYAAPAVHYAAPAPAVHYAAPAPVVAKTVYAAPAPVVAKTYYSAPAPVVAKTVYSAPAPVVAAPVSYAAPVAATTNVNYVHYSPAESVSHMSFDGFGTHWGF, from the exons ATGGCTTTCCGCTACCTCATCTCATTCTGCGCTTTGTTGGCCTATGCCAATGCTGGTCTCTTGGCCGTAGCTAATCCCTCATTGGATGCAGTGGCCGCCACCCAGCAGAATGTGGTCCGCTCCTTCGCCGGCACAGTGTCCAGCTACTCCAAGGCAGTGGATACCCCATACTCAAGTGTCCGCAAGACAGACACCCGCATCCAGAACAATGTCTATACGCCA AAGACTGTGTATGCTGCCCCAGCTCCAGCTGTCCACTatgctgctcctgctccagTGCTGGCCAAGACAGTGTACTCTGCCCCGGCACCAGCTGTGATTGCCAAGACATATGCCGCTCCAGCTGTCCACTATGCTGCTCCCGCTCCAGCTGTCCACTATGCTGCTCCCGCTCCAGTTGTGGCCAAGACTGTCTATGCTGCTCCTGCCCCAGTTGTGGCCAAGACTTACTACTCTGCTCCCGCTCCAGTTGTGGCCAAGACAGTGTACTCTGCCCCCGCTCCAGTTGTTGCTGCCCCAGTGTCTTATGCCGCTCCTGTTGCTGCCACTACCAATGTGAACTATG TGCATTACTCACCAGCCGAGAGTGTATCTCACATGAGCTTCGATGGCTTTGGCACCCACTGGGGTTTCTAG
- the LOC6639488 gene encoding cuticle protein 76 has product MAFKYVLLSLCALVAASNAGYLAAPAAIPVVAKVAQPHFDAVGTTQQNVVRSFGGTVSTYSKNVVTPYSSVSKVDSRITNNVYTPKTLYSAPAVVTKSIYAAAAPAPIVAKTVYAAPAPVVAKTVYAAPAPVVTKAVYAAPAPIVAKTVYAAPAPVVAKTVYAAPAPVAYAAPAPVAYAAHAPVAVAPAAYVKYSPAAVVAHASFDGFGSHWGY; this is encoded by the coding sequence ATGGCATTCAAATACGTCCTGTTGTCCCTCTGCGCTTTGGTTGCTGCATCGAATGCTGGCTATTTGGCTGCTCCCGCCGCCATTCCGGTGGTAGCCAAGGTGGCTCAGCCTCATTTCGATGCTGTTGGCACCACCCAACAGAATGTGGTCCGTTCATTTGGCGGCACTGTGTCCACCTATTCGAAAAACGTGGTCACCCCATATTCGAGTGTTAGCAAAGTCGATTCCCGCATCACCAACAATGTCTACACACCAAAGACTTTGTACTCGGCTCCCGCTGTTGTGACCAAATCGATCTATGCCGCTGCTGCTCCAGCTCCAATTGTGGCCAAGACCGTGTatgctgctcctgctccagTTGTGGCCAAGACTGTCTATGCTGCTCCAGCTCCAGTTGTTACTAAGGCTGTGTATGCCGCACCCGCTCCAATTGTGGCCAAGACTGTCTatgctgctcctgctccagTTGTGGCCAAGACTGTCTATGCTGCTCCAGCTCCAGTCGCCTatgctgctcctgctcccGTTGCCTATGCTGCCCATGCACCAGTTGCCGTCGCTCCAGCTGCCTATGTCAAGTACTCACCTGCCGCCGTTGTGGCTCATGCCAGTTTCGATGGCTTCGGCTCCCATTGGGGCTACTAA
- the LOC6639487 gene encoding protein late bloomer, which yields MDRQQNSNWLFHTLRWTIFLIIGICFLFNFLDLLTYCKMISDYWWCKECIFVTYDFWALAATLILLIMSIIAIFLVIRQSPQALRIFVVPLFLASWVQFMLIMLIVMQFPIVNEVSKLRRNAASLNHYESKYLCCGEFGPNDYIKNSGKVPSSCYKNQTMRSRDMHVDGCLTKTYEASTPVRIEMLTPIFQFILVIALILYRWHLIYINAPIRSLRSLSNLHLHP from the exons ATGGATCGACAGCAGAATTCAAATTGGTTATTTCATACATTACGTTggactattttccttattattggCATTTGTTTC ctttttaaTTTCCTCGATTTGCTGACCTATTGCAAAATGATAAGCGATTATTGGTGGTGCAAGGAATGCATTTTTGTTACCTATGATTTTTGGGCATTGGCAGCTACCCTAATACTTCTGATTATGTCAATAATTGCCATATTCCTGGTTATCCGGCAATCGCCACAGGCTCTGCGCATT TTTGTAGTACCTTTATTTCTGGCCAGTTGGGTGCAATTTATGCTAATTATGCTTATCGTTATGCAATTTCCCATTGTCAATGAAGTGTCCAAGTTGAGACGCAATGCAGCCAGTTTAAATCATTATGAATCCAAG TATTTGTGTTGTGGGGAATTCGGACCCAATGATTATATTAAAAACTCTGGCAAAGTGCCAAGCAGCTGCTATAAGAATCAAACCATGAGAAGCCGCGATATGCATGTAGATGGATGTCTGACCAAGACATATGAAGCCTCTACACCTGTACGGATTGAAATGCTGACGCCAATATTTCAG TTTATATTGGTAATTGCATTGATTTTATATCGATGGCATCTGATATATATAAACGCGCCCATACGCTCCTTAAGATCCTTGAGCAATTTGCATCTTCATCCCTAA
- the LOC6639486 gene encoding pickpocket protein 28, whose translation MSNNSTLQRTPSHDLDKPDKNPIAGVGAGIASSANQWKRAALMSRTASAFRETISDDSEEEVDTKQQIKYGSGFQAAKAIVHEYCDYTTIHGIRYLGEKKRPILERLFWICVLIVSIVTCCKLTLNIWDKWNNNPVIVSFAEKSTPVWQIPFPAVTVCAETKSRRNLFNYTDSYHQIRDFRNNVTDVKELPERKKDIYGAISQVCDAHLHDIEFGQKIRKGIEIIDALSEVSPLFDNTYLNCKWRNMPIKCNDIFHKFVTEDGVCYSFNSLSPAEIYRAEGIIPDFIFREENRLSMDWNVEDGYSASADTDTYPNRVLGPGAKAGLYLFMGGMELDFDDLCRGPVQGFKILLHTPGDVAQVSKQYFRIPFDQEVLISIRPKIITTSDGLKHYEPHRRQCYFQKERDLRYFNIYSQSNCELECLANFTYTRCGCVKFSMPRNVNMPVCGAANIKCYNEAEDELLLREFMQGLQSSGENTRGHTECNCLPSCTSIAYEAEISQADFDYKTVANADGPEGMEKETKRDGMKMSRVSIFFKEAQFLTSRRSELYGTTDFLANCGGLLGLFMGVSALSIVELIYFCTVRLISNLLMRHKTRMELLHAPNKEA comes from the exons ATGTCGAACAATAGCACACTACAACGTACGCCCAGCCATGATCTGGACAAGCCGGACAAGAATCCAATTGCCGGTGTCGGTGCCGGAATCGCTTCGAGTGCCAATCAATGGAAACGGGCCGCATTGATGTCCCGTACAGCTTCCGCATTTAGGGAGACCATATCGGATGATAGCGAAGAGGAGGTCGATACCAAGCAGCAAATCAAATACGGCAGCGGATTTCAGGCAGCCAAAGCCATTGTTCATGAGTATTGTGACTATACAACGATTCATGGCATACGATATCTGGGCGAAAAGAAGCGCCCAATATTGGAACGTCTATTCTGGATCTGTGTCCTGATTGTCTCAATTGTCACCTGTTGCAAGCTGACATTAAACATTTGGGACAAGTGGAATAACAATCCGGTGATTGTCAGTTTTGCCGAGAAATCAACGCCAGTCTGGCAGATACCCTTCCCCGCTGTCACCGTCTGTGCCGAGACCAAGTCACGACGCAATCTATTCAATTATACGGATTCGTATCATCAAATACGCGATTTTCGTAACAATGTGACCGATGTAAAGGAATTACCTGAAAGAAA GAAGGATATTTATGGTGCCATAAGCCAAGTGTGTGATGCTCATTTGCATGACATTGAATTCGGGCAAAAGATACGAAAGGGCATCGAGATAATCGATGCATTAAGTGAGGTCTCACCTTTATTTGACAACACCTATCTGAATTGCAAGTGGCGCAATATGCCCATCAAATGCAATGATATCTTTCATAAATTTGTCACCGAGGATGGCGTTTGCTATAGCTTCAATTCATTGAGCCCTGCAGAGATATATAGGGCCGAGGG CATTATACCCGATTTTATATTCCGCGAAGAGAATCGTTTGTCAATGGATTGGAATGTAGAGGATGGTTATAGTGCCAGTGCCGATACAGACACCTATCCAAATCGTGTTTTAGGTCCTGGAGCCAAAGCAGGACTCTATTTGTTTATGGGCGGCATGGAGTTGGACTTTGATGATCTATGTCGTGGACCCGTTCAGGGTTTTAAA ATTCTACTCCATACTCCTGGCGATGTGGCTCAAGTGTCAAAGCAATACTTTCGCATACCCTTCGATCAGGAAGTACTCATCTCTATACGCCCCAAAATTATCACCACTTCGGATGGCTTGAAGCACTACGAGCCGCATAGACGTCAATGTTATTTCCAAAAGGAGCGTGATTTGcgttatttcaatatttactcTCAAAGCAATTGTGAATTGGAATGTCTGGCCAATTTTACCTATACCAGATGCGGTTGTGTCAAGTTCTCCATGCCTC GTAATGTCAATATGCCCGTTTGTGGAGCAGCCAACATTAAATGCTACAACGAAGCCGAGGATGAACTTCTGCTCAGAGAGTTTATGCAGGGATTGCAATCCAGTGGTGAAAATACTCGTGGTCATACCGAATGCAATTGTCTGCCCTCGTGCACTTCTATTGCCTATGAAGCGGAAATATCTCAGGCTGATTTTGACTACAAGACAGTAGCGAATGCTGATGGACCCGAAGGCATGGAGAAGGAGACCAAAAGAGATGG CATGAAGATGTCACGTGTATCAATCTTCTTTAAGGAGGCTCAGTTTTTAACCTCAAGACGATCCGAACTTTATGGTACAACCGATTTTCTTGCCAACTGTGGCGGTCTATTGGGTCTATTTATGGGAGTCTCAGCATTGAGCATTGTGGAATTGATTTACTTTTGTACAGTGCGTTTAATATCGAATTTACTTATGAGGCACAAGACCCGCATGGAATTGTTGCATGCACCCAATAAGGAGGCCTAA